The Salinivibrio kushneri genomic interval GCAATCGCGCCGCTTGTATTGAGCGCTGCGTTTTATTTCACCGCTTGAGTGCTTGTTTGCTAACGGCTTTGCTTTATGACCGTTGATTAAATCAGCATTTAGTCAATTCTGACTAACATTTGACAGAATCCCCCTACCCATCTTTATCGCATCCTTTAGAATTTGCTCTCGCCGTCGCCATCAGGGCGCTAATGCCTGTGACATGGCTAGCCGCAATCCTTCTTATGCTGTGGAGATTTAGATGCTATTTCGTTGCTCACTGATCAGTGCGCTTTTACTTACGGTGTCCGGCTGCACATTAACCTCGCAGCACCAACATCAAGAAACGCTCAATAAATTTGATAACCTGGCAGCCCAAAGCCAGCAACAACAGCAAGCGCTCACCGAGACCTTCACGCAACAGGGCGCAACACTCAACCAGTTGGCAAATAAAGTGACCGCACTTGAGAGCCAACTGTCGGTCATGCAACGCACGCAGGCCAAAGTTTACGCCAATATGGCGACCAATCCCCCTGACGTAAAAGTGAAAGAAAAAGTGGTGAGAGTCCCGGTTAACGACGGCAAGGTTATTCTCGGTGGACGCGAATTTGTCTGGTTTGATGCGGTCGAAAACACCTTCCAATCCCGTGTGGATACCGGTGCTGAAACCTCCTCACTCAACGCGGTAGATATCCAAGAGTTTGAGCGTGACGGCGATACCTGGGTCAAGTTCAACGTCAATCACAGTGAAAACAATGACCAGCCGGTATTTATGGAAATGCCAGTGAAACGTTGGGTGCGTATCCGTCAGTCGTCGAGCGATAGCACCGAGCGCCGCCCGGTGGTCGAAGCCTGGATCCGCGTGGGCAAGATCCATGAAAAAACCGAATTCACCCTCGCCGATCGCACCAACATGGAATACCCAGTGCTGCTTGGCCGCGAATTTTTTAAAGACTTGGCGGTGGTTGATGTCAGCCAAGTTCACATTCATCCGCAATATCAGCCGGACACGCCAACGGAGCCAGGCGATGACGACACCCCCAACAAGTAGGTAATCGATATGGTTTCACGGGTTCCTTTTTATTTTTTGATTGGCTTTTTGGTCGTCGCTGGCATCGCACTCAGTGCCTACCGCCATCTTGTTTATGGCGTGCCATGGCTGGCGGATGAAACGCGCCAAGTGTGGCAAATCGAGGCCAGAATCAATTTTGATGCCACCAACGGGCCGGTCAAAGTCAGTTTGGCCGCACCAGATAGCCAACCCGGTCTGACCCTGATTGATGAAAGTACTTCATCGGCCGGGTACGGGTTTTCCTTGCTCGATACAGAGCATGGCCGCCAAGCACAGTGGTCGGCACGTCACGCCAGTGGTGAGCAAACCCTTTATTTTAAAAATCAGATGCTGGTCGATGACAGTGCGCGCTATACCATGACCCCACCAGAGGATGACGCGGTGGCGGCGCCTGTCATGGATAATGCGGCTAAAAACGCCGCACTCGCTTTGCTTGACCGTGCTCGTGCTCGCTCTGCCGATAACATCACTTTGACCCGCGAGCTGATCAAGCAGCTTAATAGTCCTGATAGTCAAAACGCGGCGCTGCTGCTCAACACACTGGATAAACCCGACGCCCTGCGCAAAACCTTGGCCCTTGAAGGCATTCATGCGCGCGTAGTGGGCGGTTTAGAGCTTGAGGA includes:
- a CDS encoding ATP-dependent zinc protease family protein, which codes for MLFRCSLISALLLTVSGCTLTSQHQHQETLNKFDNLAAQSQQQQQALTETFTQQGATLNQLANKVTALESQLSVMQRTQAKVYANMATNPPDVKVKEKVVRVPVNDGKVILGGREFVWFDAVENTFQSRVDTGAETSSLNAVDIQEFERDGDTWVKFNVNHSENNDQPVFMEMPVKRWVRIRQSSSDSTERRPVVEAWIRVGKIHEKTEFTLADRTNMEYPVLLGREFFKDLAVVDVSQVHIHPQYQPDTPTEPGDDDTPNK